In Luteitalea sp., a single genomic region encodes these proteins:
- a CDS encoding c-type cytochrome: MRRVLLLASIVVSGLIPFTTAAQDPLRVFIRSGPKTHGPGAHDYPRFLREWVPLLNAHGASARGGDGFPTRAQLDETDVLILHAQEAGNIPDPSDRKNLSDFLARGGGVVVIHAGAVSSDTDWFKGIVGGSWREGTTKWLEGPMHLYFTDRDSSITKGASNWSMDDEIYYDMDILPEARILAAAYTPKPSGARNVAAQKRADELTGGGKTVSVYDFQPQMWTYERTIDGGRAPYRAFVSIPGHLYQNFDRPNYRAILLRGIAWAGGRPDADELLKEDERGDTLRYVEGGPTHPAKAAEKIEVHPEFDLTLVAAEPLITKAMSIDWDERGRLWVAETPEYPNGRRVPTTDQWKETGSLHPTQQARDPEDSISILSDTNGDGVMDQKHVFADKLELVTGFVFYKDGVIAATAPDIWYLADTDGDEVADKRTKLYTGLGIFDTHAVINNLRWGLDGWIYATHGYSEGTVTSPDGQKVLSRASSGVVRFRPDGSAFEQYSSRGGNTWGLDITWDGQVFWTQPTSGTVFFHTVLPEHVLAKGRTAETTSYKGMISGQSTYPLMTWPEQAYVQIDQVGQFTAAAGCAVYDGGAWPDRWRYSYFTGEPTLNIVHHQFVEPDGVSYTTRKEAGREQTEFMRSRDLWFRPIETRVGPDGALYVVDFYNQAVIHNDTRGPVHGPANAALRPDRDHYFGRIWRVQHKQAKTLEVPELDPRDLDALIRVIETSPNAHVKQQAWRLARENYASDARLAQLEKPMGSKALEVYERARMAQTAEQRQAQLDLFAQATDNWTRSAIVAAATDQMPAFVAEALAYRQPEALTNFVAAILPAALPDHAGQLLALAADAPSEAAALKPAVVRAVARMEGGTIALDAAAIDALQRLLDDPATTAATLPIIAKWDKEGRLATSAESHAGVLLRELGAAGTSDARRAELAESLLGLPQVRSEVLSIVESVLGEAGASEALRDRLLVTLGDTPGRDVDAVLVDAFARTNAAPLFDLIVKRPGSALALLAAMKDGRITPATLGPGNVARLRMHPSQQVARQATELLDALTPQTPQKSEVIATLLPEVEKAGDPERGKALFTGACGTCHRLADVGERDVGPPLTGMGAHGHAELLGHIIDPNREVDPTFWQWNVTTGSGEALAGVIVAENDAAIMLRTLSGDVQLRKEEIATRENTRRSLMPEGLEALGPDALRDILAFMLTAGAEPAAGTAAPSAQGPKEGGPDDAPLPSTKPVVWTPGKTKVLIIGGGSAHEFERFFGATDGATLTTAGFSVNYTEDRDQAAAEIANADVAVVSVNRQFFDTPAWRKALFDFAAAGKGIVMLHPGTWYGFPEWPELNASIVGGGARGHDPIGTFSINAVKPEHPVMKGVPASFEVEDELYYVNAEPDKSPPGTAPIEVLAETSPSVKFDQPHPAVWVTKHSTARIVGIALGHDQRVHEHAAFKTLLANAVTWAARSTR, encoded by the coding sequence ATGCGACGTGTTCTACTCCTTGCTTCGATCGTTGTCTCCGGGCTGATTCCGTTCACCACGGCCGCGCAGGACCCGTTACGCGTGTTCATCCGCTCCGGCCCGAAGACGCACGGGCCCGGCGCGCACGATTACCCACGCTTCCTGCGTGAGTGGGTACCCTTGCTCAACGCACACGGTGCAAGCGCGCGGGGCGGTGACGGGTTCCCCACGAGGGCCCAGCTCGACGAGACGGATGTGCTGATCCTCCACGCGCAGGAAGCGGGCAACATTCCGGATCCGTCGGATCGCAAGAACCTGAGCGACTTCCTCGCGCGGGGCGGCGGCGTTGTCGTCATTCACGCGGGCGCGGTATCAAGCGACACGGACTGGTTCAAGGGCATCGTCGGAGGCTCGTGGCGGGAGGGCACGACGAAGTGGCTCGAGGGCCCGATGCATCTCTATTTCACGGACCGCGACAGTTCGATCACCAAAGGCGCGTCCAACTGGTCGATGGATGACGAGATCTATTACGACATGGACATCCTGCCCGAGGCGCGGATTCTTGCGGCCGCCTACACGCCCAAGCCGTCGGGCGCGCGCAACGTCGCGGCCCAGAAGCGCGCCGACGAGCTCACCGGCGGCGGCAAGACCGTCAGCGTGTACGACTTCCAGCCGCAGATGTGGACCTACGAGCGAACCATCGACGGCGGGCGTGCGCCGTATCGCGCCTTCGTGTCGATCCCTGGCCATCTCTACCAGAACTTCGACCGTCCCAACTATCGCGCGATCCTGCTGCGCGGTATCGCGTGGGCGGGCGGGCGCCCAGACGCGGACGAGCTGCTGAAGGAGGATGAGCGTGGCGACACGCTCCGTTACGTCGAAGGCGGACCGACCCATCCGGCCAAAGCCGCGGAGAAGATCGAGGTCCACCCAGAATTCGACTTGACGCTCGTCGCAGCCGAGCCTCTCATCACCAAAGCGATGAGCATCGACTGGGACGAGCGAGGCCGGCTGTGGGTCGCGGAAACGCCCGAGTATCCAAACGGTCGCCGCGTGCCGACGACCGATCAGTGGAAAGAGACCGGCTCGCTCCACCCCACACAGCAGGCGCGCGATCCGGAGGACAGCATCTCGATTCTCTCCGACACCAACGGCGACGGCGTCATGGATCAAAAGCACGTCTTTGCCGACAAGCTCGAGCTCGTGACCGGTTTTGTTTTCTACAAGGACGGTGTCATTGCGGCGACCGCGCCGGACATCTGGTATCTCGCGGACACGGATGGAGACGAGGTCGCCGACAAGCGCACGAAGCTCTACACGGGTCTCGGGATCTTCGACACGCACGCTGTCATCAACAACCTTCGCTGGGGGCTCGACGGCTGGATCTATGCCACCCACGGGTACAGCGAGGGAACGGTCACCTCGCCGGACGGCCAGAAGGTGCTGAGCCGCGCCAGCAGCGGCGTCGTGCGCTTCAGGCCAGACGGAAGCGCCTTCGAGCAGTACAGCAGCCGCGGCGGGAACACGTGGGGGCTCGACATCACGTGGGACGGTCAGGTGTTCTGGACACAGCCGACCAGCGGCACTGTCTTCTTCCACACCGTGCTGCCCGAGCATGTGCTCGCCAAGGGCAGGACGGCCGAGACGACGTCCTACAAGGGGATGATCAGCGGCCAGAGCACCTATCCGCTGATGACCTGGCCGGAGCAGGCCTACGTGCAGATTGACCAAGTGGGCCAGTTCACGGCCGCGGCAGGCTGCGCCGTGTACGACGGCGGCGCATGGCCCGATCGCTGGCGCTACAGCTATTTCACGGGTGAGCCGACGCTGAACATCGTGCACCATCAGTTCGTCGAGCCGGATGGCGTGAGCTATACGACCCGGAAGGAGGCGGGGCGCGAGCAGACAGAGTTCATGCGCAGCCGCGATCTCTGGTTCAGGCCAATCGAGACGCGCGTCGGGCCGGATGGTGCGCTCTACGTGGTGGACTTCTACAATCAGGCCGTCATCCACAACGACACGCGCGGGCCGGTGCACGGCCCCGCCAACGCCGCGCTCCGACCCGATCGGGATCACTACTTCGGGCGGATCTGGCGCGTGCAGCACAAGCAGGCGAAGACCCTCGAAGTGCCAGAGCTGGACCCCCGTGATCTCGACGCGCTGATTCGTGTCATCGAGACGAGCCCGAACGCGCACGTCAAGCAGCAGGCCTGGCGGCTCGCCCGTGAGAATTACGCGTCAGACGCGCGACTCGCGCAGCTCGAGAAGCCGATGGGCAGCAAGGCGCTCGAGGTGTACGAGCGGGCGCGCATGGCGCAAACGGCAGAGCAGCGCCAAGCGCAGCTCGACCTGTTCGCGCAGGCGACCGATAACTGGACTCGGTCGGCGATTGTCGCAGCGGCGACCGATCAGATGCCGGCGTTCGTGGCGGAGGCGCTGGCCTACCGACAGCCGGAGGCGCTGACCAACTTCGTCGCGGCCATCCTGCCTGCGGCCCTGCCGGATCATGCTGGCCAACTGCTGGCTCTGGCCGCCGATGCCCCGAGCGAGGCGGCGGCGCTCAAGCCTGCCGTGGTACGTGCCGTGGCGCGGATGGAAGGCGGGACGATCGCGCTCGACGCCGCCGCGATCGACGCGCTGCAGAGGCTGCTCGACGACCCCGCGACAACGGCGGCCACGCTGCCGATCATCGCGAAGTGGGACAAAGAGGGTCGGCTCGCCACGAGCGCGGAGAGCCATGCGGGTGTCCTGCTGCGTGAGCTTGGAGCGGCCGGGACAAGCGACGCGCGACGGGCCGAGCTGGCGGAGAGCCTGCTCGGCCTCCCGCAGGTCCGTTCCGAGGTGCTTTCCATCGTCGAGTCGGTCCTAGGTGAGGCGGGCGCGTCGGAAGCGTTGAGGGACCGGCTCCTCGTAACGCTGGGCGACACTCCCGGCCGCGACGTGGACGCGGTGCTGGTCGACGCGTTTGCCCGGACGAACGCTGCGCCGCTGTTCGATCTGATCGTGAAGCGTCCGGGGTCTGCCCTTGCGCTGCTTGCTGCGATGAAGGACGGCCGGATCACTCCGGCGACGCTCGGACCTGGCAACGTCGCGAGGTTGCGCATGCACCCCAGCCAGCAGGTCGCCCGACAAGCCACCGAGCTCCTCGACGCGCTGACCCCGCAGACGCCGCAGAAGAGTGAGGTCATTGCCACCCTCCTGCCGGAGGTCGAGAAAGCGGGCGACCCCGAAAGGGGCAAGGCACTGTTCACTGGTGCGTGCGGTACCTGCCACCGGCTGGCCGACGTCGGAGAGAGGGACGTCGGCCCCCCGTTGACCGGGATGGGCGCTCACGGCCACGCCGAGCTGCTGGGCCACATCATCGACCCCAACCGCGAGGTGGATCCGACTTTTTGGCAATGGAACGTGACGACCGGATCTGGAGAGGCGCTGGCGGGCGTCATCGTGGCCGAGAACGACGCAGCCATCATGCTGCGCACGCTCAGCGGCGATGTCCAGCTCAGGAAAGAGGAGATCGCGACACGCGAGAACACGCGCCGGTCGCTCATGCCCGAAGGCCTCGAGGCGCTCGGCCCCGACGCGCTGCGCGACATCCTCGCCTTCATGCTCACGGCTGGCGCCGAGCCTGCCGCCGGGACAGCGGCGCCGAGCGCGCAAGGCCCGAAGGAAGGCGGGCCCGACGATGCGCCGTTGCCCTCAACCAAGCCAGTCGTCTGGACGCCTGGGAAGACGAAGGTGCTGATCATTGGTGGCGGGAGCGCGCACGAGTTCGAGCGCTTCTTCGGCGCGACCGACGGCGCTACGCTCACGACCGCGGGCTTCAGCGTCAACTACACGGAGGATCGCGACCAGGCGGCGGCAGAAATCGCGAACGCCGATGTGGCCGTCGTCAGCGTCAACCGGCAATTCTTCGACACGCCCGCCTGGCGGAAGGCGTTGTTCGACTTTGCCGCTGCCGGTAAGGGCATCGTCATGCTGCATCCAGGCACGTGGTACGGCTTTCCCGAGTGGCCCGAGTTGAACGCGTCCATTGTCGGTGGTGGTGCGCGCGGCCACGACCCGATCGGCACCTTCTCGATCAACGCCGTGAAGCCAGAGCATCCTGTGATGAAGGGCGTGCCGGCGTCGTTCGAGGTCGAGGACGAGCTGTACTATGTGAACGCAGAGCCGGACAAGAGTCCACCAGGCACTGCGCCCATCGAAGTACTTGCCGAAACCTCGCCGAGCGTGAAGTTCGACCAACCGCATCCCGCCGTGTGGGTCACCAAGCACTCCACGGCTCGAATCGTCGGGATCGCGCTCGGCCACGACCAGCGCGTGCACGAGCACGCGGCGTTCAAGACACTTCTCGCGAATGCCGTGACATGGGCGGCCCGTTCGACACGTTGA
- a CDS encoding sigma-54-dependent Fis family transcriptional regulator codes for MRSAKSAVPQRGRFLLAAAIGTGMAAKAAARGGADLLLALNAGRFRSMGAPSAACQLALRDSNRMVMEFGRSEILAQTSLPVFFGATTFGVDDFAELVDSIAAAGFHGVANFPSCVFLDGQFRQFLEESRLGFDSEIALLRAAQARGLGTLGYVYTIDEARRVAAAGVDIVNIAFGWNVGGAVGVDSALGLDDAARAAAEFVNAVRALNSEIRCVVEGGPIVTPEQMDYVCRIAKADGYVGGSTIDRVPLESAIEMATTAFRTVGALRKQVDALERQLNRKLAIDALIGSSEAMSRARDQVAHAMESDLPVLIIGEPGSGRSDVARAIHEARVGRGRILVAASCKPASADQAELNLFGCVGGAFPGVEKSRAGWLKLAHGSSLVLDDVGELDAAIQRQILQAARAGGFWPRGDTSLHELDVRFIGISRFDPDRETDESRFDPGFAHWLGTIRVDLPPLRERLEDVPMLAKAVLRSTAAGSHTELEPSAYRALLGHHWPGNLRELRSVLQRAALAARESSLSARDLRPLLQPHAAAATSRASFSTEREWILDGLRRNRFRRAETAQFLRISRKTLYNKMQQYGLLDKGSDAHPAPP; via the coding sequence ATGCGATCTGCGAAGAGCGCCGTACCCCAGCGCGGTCGCTTCTTGTTGGCGGCGGCCATAGGCACGGGCATGGCGGCGAAGGCGGCGGCGCGAGGAGGCGCAGACCTTCTACTTGCGCTCAATGCGGGCCGCTTCAGGAGCATGGGCGCGCCATCGGCCGCCTGCCAGCTGGCGCTGCGCGATTCCAATCGCATGGTCATGGAGTTTGGTCGATCGGAGATACTGGCCCAGACCTCACTGCCCGTGTTCTTCGGAGCGACAACCTTCGGGGTGGACGATTTCGCCGAGCTCGTCGATTCGATCGCAGCGGCAGGCTTTCACGGTGTCGCGAACTTCCCGAGCTGCGTCTTCCTCGACGGCCAGTTCCGCCAATTCCTCGAGGAGTCCCGATTGGGGTTCGACAGTGAAATCGCGCTCCTCCGTGCCGCCCAGGCTCGGGGCCTTGGGACGCTGGGGTACGTCTACACGATCGACGAGGCGCGGCGTGTGGCCGCCGCCGGGGTGGACATCGTCAACATCGCCTTTGGGTGGAACGTGGGCGGCGCGGTCGGCGTGGACAGCGCGCTCGGGCTCGACGATGCGGCGAGGGCGGCGGCCGAGTTCGTGAATGCCGTGCGCGCGCTGAACAGCGAGATACGGTGCGTCGTCGAGGGCGGGCCCATCGTGACTCCAGAGCAGATGGACTATGTGTGCCGCATCGCCAAGGCCGACGGGTACGTGGGCGGCTCGACCATCGACCGCGTTCCGCTCGAAAGCGCCATCGAGATGGCAACCACCGCATTCAGGACGGTCGGCGCCCTGCGCAAGCAAGTCGATGCTCTCGAGCGTCAACTCAACCGCAAGCTGGCCATCGATGCGCTCATCGGCTCCAGCGAGGCGATGAGCCGAGCACGGGACCAAGTGGCGCACGCCATGGAGAGCGATCTCCCGGTTCTCATCATAGGCGAGCCGGGGAGCGGACGAAGCGATGTGGCGCGGGCGATCCACGAAGCGAGAGTCGGACGAGGCCGCATCCTGGTTGCCGCGAGCTGCAAGCCCGCCAGCGCTGATCAGGCGGAGCTCAATCTATTCGGCTGTGTCGGAGGCGCATTCCCGGGCGTGGAGAAGAGCCGTGCCGGTTGGCTGAAGCTGGCCCATGGCTCCAGTCTCGTGCTCGACGACGTGGGGGAGCTCGATGCGGCCATCCAGCGGCAGATCCTTCAGGCGGCCCGGGCTGGGGGATTCTGGCCGCGTGGGGATACATCCCTCCACGAGCTCGATGTCCGCTTCATTGGCATCAGCCGCTTCGATCCAGATCGAGAGACGGATGAAAGCCGCTTCGATCCCGGATTTGCGCACTGGCTCGGCACTATCCGGGTGGACTTGCCACCGCTTCGCGAGCGCCTCGAGGACGTACCGATGCTCGCCAAAGCTGTCCTGCGCAGCACAGCCGCGGGCAGCCATACGGAGCTGGAGCCATCTGCCTACCGTGCTCTGCTCGGCCATCACTGGCCGGGGAACCTGCGCGAGCTCCGCTCGGTGCTCCAGCGTGCAGCGCTGGCCGCGCGCGAGTCCAGCCTGAGCGCCAGAGACTTGCGGCCGCTGTTACAGCCGCACGCCGCCGCTGCGACGTCTCGCGCATCGTTCTCGACGGAGCGCGAGTGGATTCTGGACGGCTTACGACGAAACCGCTTTCGGCGGGCGGAGACGGCGCAGTTCCTCCGGATTTCGCGCAAGACGCTCTATAACAAGATGCAGCAGTACGGACTGCTGGACAAAGGAAGCGATGCACATCCGGCACCTCCCTGA
- a CDS encoding UPF0261 family protein → MSRAVPGSVFLFATLDTKGREAAFVRDLLASWGISVTLVDVGAFGGSAVVADVPRERIFALAETSAEAVAKKADRGDAVTKAAEGAARLAREAHAQGEVAGVLGLGGSAGTTIGTAAMKVLPLGVPKVMVSTLASGMVRQFVGDKDIFMLNSVVDIAGVNRISRQVLSQAARAMAGLVTRPAPAPEPGDRPLVAATMFGVTTTCVERARETLERAGCEVLVFHATGTGGQAMESLIGEGVIAGVLDVTTTELADEHVGGFLTAGPDRLTAAGREGIPQVVSTGALDMVNFYAPESVPAAFKDRTFYRHNANVTLMRTTPEESARIGGDIARKLSSAKGPVSVLLPARGVSAIDREGQPFDDPAARTALHDAIRAGARGVEVAELDLHINDPDFADAAARKLLELMQPGSSSLVEGSQEAM, encoded by the coding sequence ATGAGCCGTGCCGTGCCAGGTTCCGTCTTCCTCTTTGCCACGCTCGACACCAAGGGGCGTGAGGCCGCCTTCGTCCGCGATCTGCTCGCGTCGTGGGGGATCTCGGTCACGCTCGTCGACGTCGGCGCCTTCGGCGGGTCTGCTGTCGTGGCGGACGTGCCCCGCGAGCGCATTTTCGCGCTGGCGGAGACATCGGCTGAGGCGGTGGCGAAGAAGGCCGATCGCGGCGACGCCGTCACCAAGGCCGCGGAGGGCGCCGCGCGGCTCGCGCGCGAGGCCCACGCGCAAGGCGAGGTCGCGGGAGTGCTCGGCTTGGGCGGTTCGGCGGGAACGACGATTGGGACGGCGGCGATGAAGGTGCTGCCGCTTGGCGTGCCCAAGGTCATGGTGAGCACGCTCGCGTCCGGCATGGTCCGGCAGTTCGTCGGCGACAAAGATATCTTCATGCTCAACTCGGTGGTCGATATCGCCGGGGTGAACCGCATCAGCCGGCAGGTCCTCTCGCAGGCCGCGCGGGCCATGGCTGGACTCGTGACCCGGCCCGCGCCCGCACCCGAGCCGGGCGACAGACCGCTCGTGGCTGCGACGATGTTCGGCGTGACGACCACATGCGTGGAGCGGGCCCGCGAAACCCTGGAGCGCGCGGGTTGCGAGGTCTTGGTCTTCCACGCTACCGGTACCGGTGGCCAGGCCATGGAGTCGCTCATCGGTGAGGGTGTCATCGCCGGCGTGCTGGACGTCACCACCACCGAGCTCGCGGATGAGCACGTCGGAGGCTTTCTCACGGCCGGACCTGATCGATTGACGGCGGCGGGCAGGGAAGGCATTCCACAAGTGGTCTCCACGGGCGCGCTCGACATGGTGAACTTCTACGCGCCGGAGTCGGTGCCTGCGGCGTTCAAGGACCGGACCTTCTACAGGCACAATGCGAACGTGACGCTGATGCGGACCACACCGGAGGAAAGTGCTCGGATCGGCGGCGATATCGCACGGAAGCTTTCCAGCGCGAAGGGCCCGGTCTCGGTCCTGCTCCCAGCGCGGGGCGTGTCGGCAATCGATAGGGAAGGCCAGCCATTCGACGACCCGGCCGCGCGCACGGCTCTCCATGACGCGATCCGTGCCGGCGCGCGCGGCGTGGAGGTCGCCGAGCTGGATCTGCACATCAACGATCCTGACTTTGCCGACGCGGCGGCCCGCAAGCTGCTCGAGCTGATGCAACCGGGGTCGTCTTCGTTGGTTGAGGGAAGCCAGGAGGCAATGTGA